In a genomic window of Blastopirellula marina:
- a CDS encoding PDZ domain-containing protein: protein MKSLQAISAGVLSVAILGMSADLASAKKKDSKASNDSGTRTEVKDDSHTQASVQKEQVKKATYLGVTVRPQHEGFFAHLRDEVEHLQGVMVQDVASGSPADQAGLKAKDVLMTYDDQKLYTPGQLMSLIRDSKPGSKVKLSYQRDAETHNAMVTLAEHDIPMTRTASKPNMDKHNQSASTNDPSQWSSFDSLSIKSLGDNRFQAQVSYLDNVGKVKSLKFEGTRDEIRQDITSRSDLPKNERGHLLRALNMSSERIEFDAPRVFRTDDGRVIWEFTEPVFPFYGLEWNES, encoded by the coding sequence ATGAAGAGTTTACAAGCGATCTCGGCAGGCGTGCTTAGCGTTGCAATCCTCGGTATGTCTGCCGATCTAGCAAGTGCCAAGAAGAAGGACAGTAAGGCCAGCAACGATTCTGGGACCAGGACGGAAGTGAAAGACGATTCCCACACGCAGGCCTCGGTGCAGAAAGAACAAGTCAAGAAAGCGACCTACCTAGGCGTAACGGTCCGACCACAACACGAAGGGTTCTTCGCTCACCTACGTGATGAAGTCGAGCACCTTCAAGGGGTTATGGTGCAAGACGTTGCGTCAGGATCACCAGCCGATCAGGCTGGCCTAAAAGCGAAAGATGTTCTCATGACCTACGACGATCAAAAGCTTTACACGCCAGGTCAATTGATGTCGCTAATACGCGACTCGAAACCTGGCAGTAAGGTCAAACTGAGTTATCAGCGAGACGCGGAGACACATAATGCAATGGTCACCTTGGCAGAGCATGACATCCCGATGACCCGCACGGCCAGCAAGCCCAACATGGATAAGCATAACCAGTCAGCTTCCACGAATGATCCGTCGCAATGGTCGTCATTCGATTCGCTAAGCATTAAATCACTTGGCGATAACCGATTTCAGGCCCAGGTTAGCTATTTGGACAATGTAGGCAAAGTTAAGTCGCTCAAGTTTGAAGGAACGCGGGATGAAATCCGTCAAGATATCACCAGTCGCAGCGATCTCCCCAAGAACGAGCGGGGACATTTGCTTCGTGCCTTAAATATGTCCAGCGAACGCATTGAATTTGATGCCCCTCGGGTGTTCCGCACCGACGATGGTCGCGTTATCTGGGAATTCACCGAGCCCGTCTTTCCGTTCTACGGGTTAGAGTGGAACGAATCTTAA
- a CDS encoding class I SAM-dependent methyltransferase: protein MSTNPAKQFYDRISHVYDLIADGGEHQAREQGLKVLDVQEGETVLEIGYGTGNSVIELAKSVGPSGEVLGIDISKGMQEVARKKVKEAGFKDIVSLLIGAVPPLPFEDDSFDVVTMSFTLELFPLDTIPTVLAECRRVLKPGGRLGVVSMATVAEGDKASSLEKTYVWMHTHFPHIVDCQPIALEQFVTDAGFKLDKQERIDLFTMPVAIVVAS from the coding sequence ATGTCGACCAATCCGGCCAAGCAATTTTATGATCGCATCAGCCACGTCTACGATTTAATCGCGGATGGCGGCGAACACCAGGCACGCGAGCAGGGTTTGAAGGTGCTGGATGTACAAGAAGGAGAGACCGTACTGGAGATCGGATACGGCACCGGAAACTCGGTGATCGAGTTGGCCAAGAGCGTCGGTCCTTCGGGCGAGGTCCTGGGCATCGACATCTCGAAAGGGATGCAGGAAGTTGCCCGAAAAAAAGTGAAGGAAGCGGGCTTTAAGGATATCGTTTCGCTGTTGATCGGTGCGGTCCCTCCCCTCCCCTTCGAGGACGACTCATTCGATGTCGTCACGATGAGCTTCACGCTCGAGCTGTTCCCGCTCGACACCATTCCCACCGTTCTAGCGGAATGCCGCCGCGTATTGAAGCCTGGAGGCCGGCTGGGCGTCGTCAGCATGGCAACCGTCGCCGAGGGTGACAAAGCAAGCAGCCTCGAAAAGACGTATGTGTGGATGCATACCCATTTCCCACACATCGTCGACTGCCAACCGATCGCACTCGAACAGTTCGTCACCGACGCCGGCTTTAAGCTCGACAAGCAGGAACGTATCGATCTGTTTACCATGCCGGTGGCCATCGTGGTGGCCTCGTGA